One genomic region from Epinephelus fuscoguttatus linkage group LG8, E.fuscoguttatus.final_Chr_v1 encodes:
- the pex5 gene encoding peroxisomal biogenesis factor 5 isoform X2: MAMRELVEAECGGANPLMKLTGHMTKEGGAWRHRSTPTIPPTPIEIATEEELVNEFLQAPPRPPHTFDMGQLLEEMQQIDQQSYRQAPQRAPDVAALALSGDWTAEFLSGPEAASAPGLIALGDAADADWTKEFIAEAADPGRWAEEYLEQSEEKLWLGDLGDKENEWTKEYQPGEELRQTANELVSKVDDPKLQNTEVSVDSAEAWVDEFATSGPDFQQAKAAVESDVDFWEKLQQEWEEMAKRDAESHPWLSDFDQLLSTSYDKGYQFEEENPYLSHPDPLSEGVKRMEAGDIPGAVRFFESAVQREPDNQLAWQYLGTCQAENEQEFAAISALRRCIELKNDNLTALMALAVSFTNESLHRQACETLRDWLKHNPKYRSVWEQNESERQKDGAREREKERERFGSLLPESLFTDVQSLFLQAANSDPAQVDPQLQCGLGVLFNLSGEYDKAVDCFSAALSVTPQDYLLWNKLGATLANGSRSEEAVAAYRRALELQPGFVRSRYNLGISCVNLGAHREAVEHFLEALSLQRQAAGDGARAARGPGGAAATMMSDNIWSTLRMALSMMGESSLYAAADRRDLDTLLAHFCQREVDGGTE; the protein is encoded by the exons ATGGCGATGCGGGAGTTGGTGGAGGCAGAATGCGGGGGAGCCAATCCCCTCATGAAGTTGACCGGTCATATGACCAAAGAAGGGGGGGCATGGCGGCATCGCTCAACACCTACA ATTCCCCCCACTCCCATTGAAATTGCAACTGAAGAAGAG cTGGTGAATGAGTTCCTTCAGGCGCCCCCTCGTCCCCCACACACGTTTGACATGGGTCAGCTGTTGGAGGAAATGCAACAGATTGACCAGCAGAGCTACAGACAAGCTCCACAGAGAG CTCCAGACGTGGCAGCGTTGGCCCTCTCCGGTGACTGGACAGCTGAGTTCCTCTCAGGTCCTGAAGCTGCCTCCGCACCGGGGCTCATTGCTCTTGGTGATGCAGCAGATGCTGATTGGACGAAAGAATTTATTGCTGAGGCTGCAG ATCCGGGACGCTGGGCAGAGGAGTATCTGGAGCAGTCAGAGGAGAAGTTGTGGCTGGGAGACCTGGGAGACAAGGAGAACGAATG GACAAAGGAGTATCAGCCAGGGGAGGAGCTGAGGCAGACGGCCAATGAGCTTGTCTCAAAGGTTGATGACCCCAAGTTACAAAACACTGAG GTGTCAGTGGACTCGGCTGAAGCCTGGGTAGATGAGTTCGCCACATCCGGGCCGGATTTCCAGCAAGCTAAAGCTGCAGTGGAG AGCGATGTGGATTTCTGGgagaagctgcagcaggagtGGGAGGAGATGGCTAAGAGGGACGCAGAGAGCCACCCCTGGCTGTCTGACTTCGATCAGCTACTCAGCACTTCTTATGACAAG GGGTATCAATTTGAAGAGGAAAACCCCTACTTATCCCACCCGGACCCTTTGTCAGAGGGAGTGAAGAGGATGGAGGCAGGGGACATCCCTGGTGCCGTGCGGTTCTTTGAAAGTGCTGTACAGAGAGAACCAGACAACCAGCTG GCATGGCAATATCTGGGAACCTGTCAGGCAGAGAACGAGCAAGAATTTGCTGCCATCAGCGCCCTCCGCAG ATGTATAGAGCTGAAGAACGACAACCTGACTGCTCTGATGGCGCTGGCCGTCAGTTTCACTAACGAATCGCTGCACAGGCAGGCCTGTGAGACTCTTCGTGACTGGTTAAAGCACAATCCAAAATACCGTTCTGTGTGGGAGCAGAATGAGAGCGAACGTCAAAAGGACGGtgccagagaaagagagaaggagagggagaggttCGGGTCACTGCTGCCAGA GTCTTTGTTTACTGATGTCCAGTCCCTGTTCCTGCAAGCAGCCAACTCTGACCCCGCCCAGGTCGACCCCCAGCTGCAGTGTGGTCTGGGCGTTCTCTTCAACCTCAGCGGGGAGTACGACAAGGCGGTGGACTGTTTCAGCGCCGCTCTGTCTGTCACACCACAG GACTACCTGCTGTGGAACAAACTGGGCGCCACACTCGCCAACGGAAGCCGCTCAGAGGAGGCTGTAGCCGCCTACAGGAGAGCTCTGGAGCTGCAGCCTGGTTTTGTCCGTAGTCGCTACAACTTGGGAATCAGCTGtgtcaacttaggagcacacaG AGAGGCAGTGGAGCACTTCCTTGAAGCTCTGTCTCTACAACGCCAAGCTGCCGGGGACGGAGCGAGAGCTGCGAGGGGGCCTGGAGGTGCCGCAGCCACCATGATGTCCGACAATATCTGGTCCACCCTGCGCATGGCTCTGAGCATGATGGGAGAGAGTTCTCTGTACGCTGCTGCCGACCGCCGGGACTTGGACACGTTGCTGGCTCATTTCTGCCAGCGAGAGGTGGACGGTGGGACTGAATGA
- the pex5 gene encoding peroxisomal biogenesis factor 5 isoform X3, which produces MAMRELVEAECGGANPLMKLTGHMTKEGGAWRHRSTPTIPPTPIEIATEEELVNEFLQAPPRPPHTFDMGQLLEEMQQIDQQSYRQAPQRAPDVAALALSGDWTAEFLSGPEAASAPGLIALGDAADADWTKEFIAEAADPGRWAEEYLEQSEEKLWLGDLGDKENEWTKEYQPGEELRQTANELVSKVDDPKLQNTEFLRFIRQIGEGSVTVESKTDKQLTDKAQAEEAQNWASNLNQFLTKTGGGSLPLEPPERSEKIEKVKAKQAQQWAKVVRQVSVDSAEAWVDEFATSGPDFQQAKAAVESDVDFWEKLQQEWEEMAKRDAESHPWLSDFDQLLSTSYDKGYQFEEENPYLSHPDPLSEGVKRMEAGDIPGAVRFFESAVQREPDNQLAWQYLGTCQAENEQEFAAISALRRCIELKNDNLTALMALAVSFTNESLHRQACETLRDWLKHNPKYRSVWEQNESERQKDGAREREKERERFGSLLPESLFTDVQSLFLQAANSDPAQVDPQLQCGLGVLFNLSGEYDKAVDCFSAALSVTPQDYLLWNKLGATLANGSRSEEAVAAYRRALELQPGFVRSRYNLGISCVNLGAHREAVEHFLEALSLQRQAAGDGARAARGPGGAAATMMSDNIWSTLRMALSMMGESSLYAAADRRDLDTLLAHFCQREVDGGTE; this is translated from the exons ATGGCGATGCGGGAGTTGGTGGAGGCAGAATGCGGGGGAGCCAATCCCCTCATGAAGTTGACCGGTCATATGACCAAAGAAGGGGGGGCATGGCGGCATCGCTCAACACCTACA ATTCCCCCCACTCCCATTGAAATTGCAACTGAAGAAGAG cTGGTGAATGAGTTCCTTCAGGCGCCCCCTCGTCCCCCACACACGTTTGACATGGGTCAGCTGTTGGAGGAAATGCAACAGATTGACCAGCAGAGCTACAGACAAGCTCCACAGAGAG CTCCAGACGTGGCAGCGTTGGCCCTCTCCGGTGACTGGACAGCTGAGTTCCTCTCAGGTCCTGAAGCTGCCTCCGCACCGGGGCTCATTGCTCTTGGTGATGCAGCAGATGCTGATTGGACGAAAGAATTTATTGCTGAGGCTGCAG ATCCGGGACGCTGGGCAGAGGAGTATCTGGAGCAGTCAGAGGAGAAGTTGTGGCTGGGAGACCTGGGAGACAAGGAGAACGAATG GACAAAGGAGTATCAGCCAGGGGAGGAGCTGAGGCAGACGGCCAATGAGCTTGTCTCAAAGGTTGATGACCCCAAGTTACAAAACACTGAG TTCCTGCGATTCATTAGGCAGATTGGCGAGGGCAGTGTGACAGTGGAgagcaaaacagacaaacagctcacagataAAGCTCAGGCCGAGGAGGCTCAGAACTGGGCCTCCAACCTCAACCAG TTCCTGACGAAGACGGGGGGAGGGAGTCTTCCCTTGGAACCCCCAGAGAGGAGTGAGAAGATTGAGAAAGTTAAAGCTAAACAAGCACAGCAGTGGGCCAAGGTCGTCAGGCAG GTGTCAGTGGACTCGGCTGAAGCCTGGGTAGATGAGTTCGCCACATCCGGGCCGGATTTCCAGCAAGCTAAAGCTGCAGTGGAG AGCGATGTGGATTTCTGGgagaagctgcagcaggagtGGGAGGAGATGGCTAAGAGGGACGCAGAGAGCCACCCCTGGCTGTCTGACTTCGATCAGCTACTCAGCACTTCTTATGACAAG GGGTATCAATTTGAAGAGGAAAACCCCTACTTATCCCACCCGGACCCTTTGTCAGAGGGAGTGAAGAGGATGGAGGCAGGGGACATCCCTGGTGCCGTGCGGTTCTTTGAAAGTGCTGTACAGAGAGAACCAGACAACCAGCTG GCATGGCAATATCTGGGAACCTGTCAGGCAGAGAACGAGCAAGAATTTGCTGCCATCAGCGCCCTCCGCAG ATGTATAGAGCTGAAGAACGACAACCTGACTGCTCTGATGGCGCTGGCCGTCAGTTTCACTAACGAATCGCTGCACAGGCAGGCCTGTGAGACTCTTCGTGACTGGTTAAAGCACAATCCAAAATACCGTTCTGTGTGGGAGCAGAATGAGAGCGAACGTCAAAAGGACGGtgccagagaaagagagaaggagagggagaggttCGGGTCACTGCTGCCAGA GTCTTTGTTTACTGATGTCCAGTCCCTGTTCCTGCAAGCAGCCAACTCTGACCCCGCCCAGGTCGACCCCCAGCTGCAGTGTGGTCTGGGCGTTCTCTTCAACCTCAGCGGGGAGTACGACAAGGCGGTGGACTGTTTCAGCGCCGCTCTGTCTGTCACACCACAG GACTACCTGCTGTGGAACAAACTGGGCGCCACACTCGCCAACGGAAGCCGCTCAGAGGAGGCTGTAGCCGCCTACAGGAGAGCTCTGGAGCTGCAGCCTGGTTTTGTCCGTAGTCGCTACAACTTGGGAATCAGCTGtgtcaacttaggagcacacaG AGAGGCAGTGGAGCACTTCCTTGAAGCTCTGTCTCTACAACGCCAAGCTGCCGGGGACGGAGCGAGAGCTGCGAGGGGGCCTGGAGGTGCCGCAGCCACCATGATGTCCGACAATATCTGGTCCACCCTGCGCATGGCTCTGAGCATGATGGGAGAGAGTTCTCTGTACGCTGCTGCCGACCGCCGGGACTTGGACACGTTGCTGGCTCATTTCTGCCAGCGAGAGGTGGACGGTGGGACTGAATGA
- the pex5 gene encoding peroxisomal biogenesis factor 5 isoform X1, which yields MAMRELVEAECGGANPLMKLTGHMTKEGGAWRHRSTPTIPPTPIEIATEEELVNEFLQAPPRPPHTFDMGQLLEEMQQIDQQSYRQAPQRAPDVAALALSGDWTAEFLSGPEAASAPGLIALGDAADADWTKEFIAEAADPGRWAEEYLEQSEEKLWLGDLGDKENEWTKEYQPGEELRQTANELVSKVDDPKLQNTEFLRFIRQIGEGSVTVESKTDKQLTDKAQAEEAQNWASNLNQVSVDSAEAWVDEFATSGPDFQQAKAAVESDVDFWEKLQQEWEEMAKRDAESHPWLSDFDQLLSTSYDKGYQFEEENPYLSHPDPLSEGVKRMEAGDIPGAVRFFESAVQREPDNQLAWQYLGTCQAENEQEFAAISALRRCIELKNDNLTALMALAVSFTNESLHRQACETLRDWLKHNPKYRSVWEQNESERQKDGAREREKERERFGSLLPESLFTDVQSLFLQAANSDPAQVDPQLQCGLGVLFNLSGEYDKAVDCFSAALSVTPQDYLLWNKLGATLANGSRSEEAVAAYRRALELQPGFVRSRYNLGISCVNLGAHREAVEHFLEALSLQRQAAGDGARAARGPGGAAATMMSDNIWSTLRMALSMMGESSLYAAADRRDLDTLLAHFCQREVDGGTE from the exons ATGGCGATGCGGGAGTTGGTGGAGGCAGAATGCGGGGGAGCCAATCCCCTCATGAAGTTGACCGGTCATATGACCAAAGAAGGGGGGGCATGGCGGCATCGCTCAACACCTACA ATTCCCCCCACTCCCATTGAAATTGCAACTGAAGAAGAG cTGGTGAATGAGTTCCTTCAGGCGCCCCCTCGTCCCCCACACACGTTTGACATGGGTCAGCTGTTGGAGGAAATGCAACAGATTGACCAGCAGAGCTACAGACAAGCTCCACAGAGAG CTCCAGACGTGGCAGCGTTGGCCCTCTCCGGTGACTGGACAGCTGAGTTCCTCTCAGGTCCTGAAGCTGCCTCCGCACCGGGGCTCATTGCTCTTGGTGATGCAGCAGATGCTGATTGGACGAAAGAATTTATTGCTGAGGCTGCAG ATCCGGGACGCTGGGCAGAGGAGTATCTGGAGCAGTCAGAGGAGAAGTTGTGGCTGGGAGACCTGGGAGACAAGGAGAACGAATG GACAAAGGAGTATCAGCCAGGGGAGGAGCTGAGGCAGACGGCCAATGAGCTTGTCTCAAAGGTTGATGACCCCAAGTTACAAAACACTGAG TTCCTGCGATTCATTAGGCAGATTGGCGAGGGCAGTGTGACAGTGGAgagcaaaacagacaaacagctcacagataAAGCTCAGGCCGAGGAGGCTCAGAACTGGGCCTCCAACCTCAACCAG GTGTCAGTGGACTCGGCTGAAGCCTGGGTAGATGAGTTCGCCACATCCGGGCCGGATTTCCAGCAAGCTAAAGCTGCAGTGGAG AGCGATGTGGATTTCTGGgagaagctgcagcaggagtGGGAGGAGATGGCTAAGAGGGACGCAGAGAGCCACCCCTGGCTGTCTGACTTCGATCAGCTACTCAGCACTTCTTATGACAAG GGGTATCAATTTGAAGAGGAAAACCCCTACTTATCCCACCCGGACCCTTTGTCAGAGGGAGTGAAGAGGATGGAGGCAGGGGACATCCCTGGTGCCGTGCGGTTCTTTGAAAGTGCTGTACAGAGAGAACCAGACAACCAGCTG GCATGGCAATATCTGGGAACCTGTCAGGCAGAGAACGAGCAAGAATTTGCTGCCATCAGCGCCCTCCGCAG ATGTATAGAGCTGAAGAACGACAACCTGACTGCTCTGATGGCGCTGGCCGTCAGTTTCACTAACGAATCGCTGCACAGGCAGGCCTGTGAGACTCTTCGTGACTGGTTAAAGCACAATCCAAAATACCGTTCTGTGTGGGAGCAGAATGAGAGCGAACGTCAAAAGGACGGtgccagagaaagagagaaggagagggagaggttCGGGTCACTGCTGCCAGA GTCTTTGTTTACTGATGTCCAGTCCCTGTTCCTGCAAGCAGCCAACTCTGACCCCGCCCAGGTCGACCCCCAGCTGCAGTGTGGTCTGGGCGTTCTCTTCAACCTCAGCGGGGAGTACGACAAGGCGGTGGACTGTTTCAGCGCCGCTCTGTCTGTCACACCACAG GACTACCTGCTGTGGAACAAACTGGGCGCCACACTCGCCAACGGAAGCCGCTCAGAGGAGGCTGTAGCCGCCTACAGGAGAGCTCTGGAGCTGCAGCCTGGTTTTGTCCGTAGTCGCTACAACTTGGGAATCAGCTGtgtcaacttaggagcacacaG AGAGGCAGTGGAGCACTTCCTTGAAGCTCTGTCTCTACAACGCCAAGCTGCCGGGGACGGAGCGAGAGCTGCGAGGGGGCCTGGAGGTGCCGCAGCCACCATGATGTCCGACAATATCTGGTCCACCCTGCGCATGGCTCTGAGCATGATGGGAGAGAGTTCTCTGTACGCTGCTGCCGACCGCCGGGACTTGGACACGTTGCTGGCTCATTTCTGCCAGCGAGAGGTGGACGGTGGGACTGAATGA